In the Triticum aestivum cultivar Chinese Spring chromosome 2B, IWGSC CS RefSeq v2.1, whole genome shotgun sequence genome, ATCTGTCGTCTAGTGTTGAGTTTGGCCGTCGGTGGTCTCCGTGAGGTGTGGCTGGCTGAGGCGGTTCGTCGTGCTTCTTCATCGTTGGAGGGTtcgacggcggtggtggtcggTTGCCGTATTGCTGTAGGGATGTGCACAAACTCCGGGTGAGAACCCTACATTGGCTCTGCTGATGCCAGCGGCAGTGGCGTCTACGGACGTTGTTCTCCTCGTGGAGCTGCCGTTGTGGAGCTACAACACCTACAGTTCTTTGTTTGTGGTCTCCGGGTAAAAACTCAAGATCGGGCTTGCCGGATCGGATGACGGTGTTGTGTGCTCGACAACAgtacctccttggaggcgtcgtcttGGAGACCCAAACAACGGCGTCTGTTGCTGTGTGTGGTTGTGGGTGGTGCGGCCTGCTCAGGCCGAGGGTGGTGTTTATTCTTCAGGTGTTTCTCTTCGGCTGTCCTACGTGTGGTCTCCGGCCTGCTTCTATGCATGCTCATGACCCTGTTCTGTTGAGGCGAGACTCGGGCTCTTGGTCTCATCTTGGTTCACCTTTGCTCAACGACGAAGCAATGATGCCTCCCCGCCTTGCTAATCGTCTTGAACTTCCGTGGCGGAGTGCTCAGTCAAGGTTCGTGTTAAGCTTTGGCACAAGGTTCGTGTTAAGTTTTGACACTCGTTGATTGTGGATGCTCCTCCGTTGTGCTATGGGGTTTGATACGCACGCCGGTGCGGTGCATTAGGCTGTTTGTAGAGTCTTGGTATTGTGATCCCTCGACGCACCCCTCATCTACCTGGTCCTGTTAGTATGCTAGCTAGGTCTTGCCTTATGTTGggcgtcttgttcctcttcttTTCTTGTAAGACTTGTTACTTGTCTGGTTTTCGGCTCGGTTTTCCTCATAAACGGGGTCAATTTGTTAAGGTTTTTGatccggttttccttataaactggatcactcTCCTGACATTATGGCCactttgagcaatatattcagatGGAGGGACTCCTCTCCcgatgattctcaaaaaaaaaaaaaactacaacTAGTAGCTAGATCATTTCTGTATGGATTACAATCTACTACTAGTTCGGTTTTCTTGGTATGAGCACTCAAGCCAATAGATTAATTCACTAATCAGGTGTGTattctttttagttttcttttgCTAATTTCAGTTGCCTAAATTTTTCTTAAATCTGATTTAGTTAAATTTGCACATTAGTTAGCATGTAATTCATTGTTGAAAGTGCAATCCAAGAGCAACTTTAGTCTGTGATTAATGTGTGGGAGATGCCCGCGCAAAAAGAGAGTGTGCGAGAGGTGAGATGAGGATGGTTGGATGTCAATTCAAAGACATGGAAAAATGGTCGAGATAAGAATATGCACTTTCTAACAAAATTATGGTATGACACAAGAACACAGGGGACTCTTCCAAACTTCCAAAGTCCAAAGTCAAGAGACCATCATCAGGTTCGCATTTGCACGGCTTGACTTGTCGCCGGCAATACCACACCTACCCTCACATATGTTGCTGTCAGGAGCCAACCCTGTGCGACTCCCTTGCATCCTGTCTATATCATGTAGCACTacatttccttttttccttcttcgtTCGTCAAAGCACCGGCAACAGTATAGTTCGTACAATTTTAGGGCTCCTCTTGTGCTATGCAATAGCGTATAATCTGTACAACAACGGTGATCGACACCGTGACGAGCGATCCCAGTAGGCCACAGCTCGAAACATCTCAACCCTACACAATCCATCTGCGTGTCTACAGACACAGACACTTGGCACACACATGGCTCACTCAAACTAATAGGAGAAAGCAATCACCTCCCTTCCTCGATGGTGCTGATGGTCACGTCGTTGGTGCTGCAGGATCCGGTGAAGTGCGTGGAGCGTGTCCGCGTCCCAGACCCGCCCACGCcgtcctcctcatcgtcgctgGTGACCCGGAGGTGGAAATGCGGCGGCCGCCTCGGGTCCGGCAGCGGCACCCCGTCGTTCCCCAGCATCGCCGTCACGTCGGTCATCGTCGGCCGGTCCATGGCGTTGTCCTGCACGCAAAGCAGCGCCACCTTGACGCACCGCATGATGTCCGCCACCTCGCTGCAGTGGCCCAGCGTCGGGTCGACCAGCTCGAACGCTCTCCCATCCCTCCACAGCTGCCATGCCTGTCGTCCAAAAATCATACGGCGCATTAGTTAATGGGGTTCTGCAGACAGTTGCTGTCAGTGGCTTACATTGCTGATGTGAACACTAGGAGCGACATTTTTGACCGTATGCTAACGGATAAGCCGCTCGTTTTGTATTTAGTCTTGGAACAAGAAAGCTAGGGTTCAACCGTTTATGAAATGTCTAAGTTCGTCCGAAGCGTGTGGTATGTTCTTGTTAACTCATGCAACTAAAAAATTGAGCAGAAGCTTACgtagccgaggaggttgacgaaTTCTCCGTAGTGCTGGCCGTGGCCGCTGCTGTTCCTCTTGCCGCTCACTATCTCGAGCAGCAACACGCCGAAGCTGAAGACGTCAGACTTGACCGAGAAGAGGCCCTCGGAAGCATACTCAGGTGCCATGTAACCGCTGCGGCACAGCACAAAACGTGGATCATTAGTATAATCCAATCAGCACGCCATTGCATTCGATATTCATCAGGGTTTGCCTGTTAAAAAATGGGTTTAATTAGTTTTTTTTCTCTTACTAGGTGCCGACCACCCTGTTGGTGTTGGCCTCCGTCATGTTGGAGCCGAAGATCCTGGCCATGCCGAAGTCGGAGATCTTGGGGTTGAGATCCTTGTCCAGCAATATGTTGCTGGCCTTCATGTCCCGGTGAATGATGCGCACCCGGGAGTGCTTGTGCAGGTACAGGAGCCCCTGCGCGATCCCTTCCATTATGTGCCGCCGTTTCTGCCAGTCCAGCAAGGGACCTCGCTCTTGGTCTGCATTGCAAAAGGTTACCATATCATATCAGCTTTTTCCCTACTGGTAGCATTCACGGGAAGAACTGGAGATGGTCTCAAGAAAAGCTTCTGCACGTAGTAATTTATGTGTATATATACCGAAGATAAAGAAGTCTAGGCTTCGGTTGGGCAGGTACTCGTACACCAGCATCTTCTCCTCCTCCTGCACGCAGCAGCCCACGAGCTTGACGAGGTTCGTGTGCTGCAGCTTGGCGATGAGCTGGATCTCGTTCTTGAACTCCACAAGCCCCTGCCCGGACTGCGCCGCCAGCCTCTTCACCGCCACCTCCGCCCCGTCGGAAAACTTCCCCTGAAAAGAAACACAACGACAACGGTAACAAAAAGATTAGCGTTCGATCCATTGGTCAATCGCATTACATGGTAAAGAGTTGGCGTATCCGCTTGCCTTGTAAACCGGACCGAAGCCGCCTTGTCCGAGCTTGTTCTCTTCGGAGAAACTGTCCGTGGCAGCGGCGAGCTCAGGGAAGTCGTACAAGGTGAACTCTGAGCTGCTCTCTTCGATCTTCCACAGCTTCAGCGCCTCCTCTGTCTTCGAGTTGTTCCTCTTATGACCTTGTTCTAATTTCGTGTTTCCTGAATTGATTATATTTGCATCTAATGGGTTAAATGGTGTGGGGAAAAAGGCTCGAAATTTTTCTTGCAGTGTGTTGTCTTGGCCTTACCAGCTCCTTTTCTTAGTCTTCTGATGAGTAGAAGGCAGCCAACCAACATAGAACAGAACACCGTAACGGACACGCATACAACGATTATTAGGGTCCGCCTGTGCTTGCTTCCTGAGCGATACAAAGCAAAATATATATGAAACAATAGTAGTATAACTACAAAACCAAAAATAGTTAAACAAATTAAGTACAGCTAGCTCTTCATGTTTTTATGGCTCttgaaataaataaaacaaaaaggaTGTACACTGTACACTCTCCCTTACCATTGCTTTCTGTTGGTGAAGATGAGTCACCGTGTGTGCCGATCCTGACGTCGGCCATGCCGTCGTAGAACTGGTAGCCTTCATAGCGAATATTGCACCGGACGCCGACGATGCGGCCGCCCTCGCGGCCATCGTACCACTGGCGGGTCTGCTCCTGGAGGCCCAGGAAGCAGTGCCAGCACTGCCCCGGGGAGAGGTCCGGCGTGCACTGCGCCAGGCCGTACACCGTGGGCAGCTGCGGGTTGATGTACATGATGGCGCTGGCAAACCGGCGCACCGAGGAGTTGTACGCGCCGTACATGGACATCTCCCCGAACAGCGTGCCAACCAGGGACAGGAAGAAGCTCCGGGACGTGGCGTTGCGGCTGTCCCACGCGGCGTACGTCGACCCGTTCACGTCCATGCCGTTGATCACCGGGTTGTTGTCGTCCGGCCGCGCCAGGAAGTCCTCGCCGGAGTAGCGGAGGGTGCAGAGGTCGTTGTAGAACGTGGCGTCCCTCTCGCCGGCGCAGAGCCCCCGTAGCTGCCTGAACGCGTTGTCCAGGCAGCCGGAGCACGTCCTGGCGTCCGTGATGTCGCCGCGGCAGAGCGCGAGGGCGAAGACCTTGTCAGGGGAGGCGCCGATGGCCGCCGAGGCGTAGAGGGACggagaggcggaggcggaggcggggagCTCGGCGGTGAGGCGCGCGAGGTTGGCCCCGAAGGCGTCGCGCGCCGTGTAGTTGCCGGTGGTGCCATTGCACGAGTACTCGgagtaggcggcggcggcggcagcgttgGCGCGCGGCttcaggaagaggaggaggaggaggaggcagggcaGGACGCCAACCATGCCGGCCTCTTTCATTGTTCTGGTGAAAAAGGAGAAGGCTGGCACTTCCCCGTAGCTTGTTGCTCTCGTTTTAAAATTTAAACGGGTTGGCAAAGTCAAAGGCTACAACAAGATGGTGGTTGTTGGTTGCTGTCATTTGTTCTCTCCGATTTTTCTGTGAGGGTTCCTTCGGTCCAATTGGCCGGGTTGACAGTCGACAGGAAGATCGCAACAAAGGAAACTTCTCTTGATAGTGCGGCAGAAAGAAAGCAAAACTCGTCAGGTAGCAAGAATTTGATTACGTAGATAACAATTGACGAGCATTCGTTTTTACCCTGCACGTGTAAATACCAACGACCCCGCTGTGACCTGGAGCAACCATGCTGAGCTGAGTTTGAAACACAATTCTTTGTAGTAGTATCTCGGTCTGCGTCTCAGCGTGTGAAACGATCGTGCCGCCGGTTGATGTTCACCAGATATACACAGTCCAAAGGTTACTGTCCGATGACGGCTTGGATGGACGCATCACACTAATTATATCTACCAGAATGCTTTTCGCAGACGACTTTGAGGCTATTACTGCAGGCTTGCCTGTTTTCAAAACCGTACTTGCTTCTAGTTTCTACCTAGTTCAGACAAAATCAATGAACTACACCCGAAAAGTGTTGTAGTGCTATCTGCCATGTCCTAGCCTTTTGAACCATCAATGCATTTCTCATAAGCCACTTGTCAGTTGCCCGTCCCACCAAAACAGCCACATGTCTATATCCTATCCTGAAGGGTTATTTTTTCCGAAGCAGAGGCATAAGATTCGCCTCATCACTTAATTAAGAGGGAATAGAGTTTGTTTGTTTTATAACCGACACACATGACCATCTTCCAGCTGATGGTGTTGGATCCTCCTGTGTGGCTCTTAAAAAAGGTGAACAAATTACGCCGTGGTTTTCTCTGCGCGCATGACTAAGAGGCGAGGCTGGCAAATGCCCGGTGAATTGGTCCATTGTATGCCGCCCACGGGAATTCGGTGTCCTCGGCATTCTAGACTTACAGAAGCAAGGGAGAGCTGCAATGCCACTGGCAATGGCTCTGTTGGACAGACCGCTCCAAGCCATGGCATGACTTCCCCTGCATGCGGACAACTCTGTCGATGAGCTCTTCCGAGCATCAACAAAAATCTCCATTGGGGATGGCAAGTCCACCTCCTTCTGGGACTCGCGCCGGCAGAGAGACTGCGTCCCTCGACAGATGGCCAGAGCTATTGCGGCACTGCACCAAGCGTCAACTCTCTTTGCGAGAAGCAATAATAGGCAATCAATGGATGCGCCTTGTCAAGCCGAATCCATCTACTCTGGTGCTCAGACAGCTCTGTTGCCTATCAGAGATGGCGGCGGGTACCAGTTTCAATGACACAGCAGAGGACACGGTGACTTGGTGCTGGACGGCGGATGGCAACTACACCGCCAAGTCGGCGTGCCTATGCCAATTCGAAGGAGCTGTGCGGTCGGGCGATAAAGCACTCATATGGTCCACCAGGGCGGCGCCGCAAGCCAAGACGTTCCTTTGGCTTGCTGCCCGCAAGCGCTGCCTCATGGCTGACAACCTGCCTATCAGGGGCATCGCACGCAACCCAGTTTGCTCGCTCTGCTGCGTTGCACCGGAGACTGCCACCCATTTGCTCGCGGATTGCAATTTCTCCAAGCAGCTCTGGATGATGGTCATCAACAAGCTTGGGGGCCCTTTTCTCAACCTAGCGCCAACGGTAAACTCCCATCAGCAATGCCTTCTTCTCAAAAACAATTGGATGATGCAGCTATTGTTGCTCCCAGCTGATAAGATGAAAGAATGGAAGTCGGTCACTTGCTTGGTCTCCTGGATGATATGGAAGGAATGAAACGGTCGTGTGTTCAATGCTGACATATGCTCGGTTCCACAACTCATGGGACGAATCATGGATGAGGCAAGATGTTGGTCAGGGGCTACGCTTAGCTTGCTCGACAGCATATTTGAACCACCTTGATTTCCCCCTTGTTTGTTGATGGGTGTTTTCTTTCTGGATGCCAGCTCCATCCTCTTTTTATCTCTAAGACTTTGTATTCTGCCTCACCTGATTAATCAATAAAATTCGGCCCTAGGGTTGTCTTTtcgtcaaaataaataaataaccgaCACACATACAACACGTCACATGGCGCCACATGACAATTATTTGCACACTAGAATTTCCCCTAGCTTCCTCGCCCTTGCCGTGGCCCATAACTGAGCCTCGTGGATGGCATGATGCAGCAGCACCATGTGCTGAAGGCAAGGCCCCAGTACACCGGCTCACCGCCGTTGCACCCAGGCAGAGTGATCCAGTTCACTCTGCAGATTTTCCGGGGGTACGTCGCCCACGCCCATAGCCTAAGCATCGTGGTCTCCGTCTTCTGCCTATCTGATGGTTTTCACAAGGTTGTAAACCAATGACAACAGTGTTTTTTTAAAGATATAATAGAAGCTAAGTTGGTTGTTAGATACTCCTATACAAAACAGTTTGTTCCCTCCATCACAAAAAAAAACAGTTTGTCCCCATAATTTTGTTTAAACAATTTTTGCATATAAAAGTAAATTACAGACTTGCATGGCGCACCCCTTCTCCCCCACGCGCGCTATTGAGCTGTCCCATGAGCGGGGTTGGACGCCCACTGTTTTTTTTTACTAtttgtcttttgtttttgttttctgttctttttttactaaaaataatttaggATTCAAAAAGTTTATTTTTTTAAAAGTAAATTAAAACGGTGTTCCAGAAACCATAAAATGTTCCTGGGTTAAAAATAATGttgattttgaaaaaatattcaccTATTCAAAAAATGTCtgtgaattaaaaaatgttcatgcttttttaactgttcacaaaaataaaataaatgatcaTTAATTACAAAAGAAGTTCATTGATTCAAAAACTGTTCGctgaattaaaaaatgttcttgaaaaatgttcctgaatttcaaaaaatgttcgctgaGTCAAAAGATGTTCATCGATTCAACAAATGTTCGCCGCTTTCAAAAAGTGTTCATCGactcaaaaaatgttcaccaatttaAGAAATGTTTGACGATTCAAAAAAAATTCGCCATTTCAAAATAAAAAATCACCAATGGAGAGAAATGGTCATCAGTTCCAAAAAGAACTCGCGAGTTTCAAAACAAATGTTTATGATTTGACAAATTGATCACAAATTTGTAACACGAATTggaaatatgttcatgatttaaaaaaaatgtgcTTGAATTTGCAGGAAATGTTCGTGTATTTTAAATTTTACATGATTTCAAAAGTATGCTCATGAATGCAAAAATGGTTCATAATTTCATAAAAATGTTgacaatttcaaaaattgttcacaaattagaAAGATATTCGcgaaatataaaataaaaagaaaaatatcaAATAAAAAGGGAATaaacaaataaataacaaaaaaggaaagggaaaaacaaagaaaaaacaaagaaaaaaacaaagaaaaaataaaggaaaaaaagaTAAGCCCGGTCCAGGGAAGGTTCTAGATTTTGTTTTGAGCGGAAAGGAAGGGTCAAAAGAAAGTTTCATCCCTAATAAATAAATGAAAGTAGATTAACATTATTTTGTATTTCTAGGGGGAATGTTGAGGCAAACATACGATGCTGACAAGCTGGTTAGGTGCCGAGTTGGATTAGACATCGCAGGTTTCAGTTTTAGAATTGGGAAGAGGTTAAGAACCTAGTGGAATCCATTGCGAGGGGACGTGCTGAAGTGAAGAAAAGCCCCAATTTTAAAGAGGACTACATAACTGAAGAGTGGAATTGGAGCAAAGCCGTGATCTGGTAGGCGACTGGTACAAGTGCTAGACTAGAGCTAGACAAGAAGCGTAGAACCTTCTTAAAACCGGTACAGGGAAAACCCGGGAATGGGCCGGCCCAACGGAGGACCAGGCGCGTGATGAAGGTACGCGCTAGGTGGTCAAGTAGCGACCTATGCGCGAAATAGTGTTCCCCCGCAACGTCCGCCAGGGCTATATGCCGCCATCCCGATTCCAAAAATAGGAATCGCCTACACGTGACATCTAGCGAGCTAGCCTAGTAGCGGGGTTCCTTCGCTGTGCGATGTAGGTTCATGTAGGTACGGTTTTCCTTGTTTTCTTtagttttcctttttctctttctttctatttGTTTTTCCATGGTTTTCTTTAGTTTCCATTTATTTCTTTAGTTCGGTTTAGTGTTTCTGTCTTCTCaatgttttttttggtttttcttcgcTGTAGGTTCGTGTAGAACAGTTTTCtatggttttccttttctttttttcttaggtTTTATTTCTCTtacttgttttcttttattttccttgTTTTGTCATTTTCCTTTGGTTTTCTTTGTTATACTCTGGTTTTCTTCTGGTTTTTTGCTTTGCTATTTTGCTTCTTTGTCAATTTTTCACACATATTTTCCTTTTTTAGTACGCAATGTACATTTTTTTAGCACACGTGAAACATTTTTAagatacattttgaacttttatcaAATTCATGATGTACATTTTTTCAAATAGATGTTTTGAACAACTTTCTGAATACAAGATATTTTTTCCCAAATAGAAGTTGTACATTTTTAATGAAAATAAACATGTTCAACCTACGAGAACATTGTTTTGAATCGACCTAATTTTTCTTCATAATAACATGTTCCTTTTTTAATTGTATGGAAGAATTATATAGTACGAAACATTTGTTTACATCTTATACATTTTTTTGACAATGTCTGATAAATATTTTGGAAACTAGTGAAACATTCTTTAAGTGATACCTAAATTTTTCTAAATGCATGAAACATTTTTCTAtattatgtgaacattttttatagTCTATAAACATTTTCTTATTATGGCActtacattttttaaacacatgaaTTGTTTAATGTAACAAACATTTATTGttcacatgattaacatttttctttacacatttaacatttttaattGCTTCagtaacattttttatttttttatgtaaAGTACATTTTGTATCATATATATTCAAATTATTATGAAATCTAAGCAAaagtaaaaaaaggaaaataaaaatgtgAAAAAAACCCGAAAAAACATGCATGATGTCAGCACGGTGCCGCAACTTTTCTACTGCGACTAATTCTACATACGCAAACAACATGTTACACACCTTACGAATTAACTTTTTTTTAGAAGAAccaaagctttattgatcaaagttcACCACAAGGGGGATACAGTTTAAATCGTGGGGTTGACCCAGCCACACGTGGCAACCTGATTCGACGACATAGCAAACTTGGCTAACAAATGGGCTTCGGTAGTTGATGTCCGGCCGACAAAACTAAAAGATATATTAAAATTCTCTGATCCATGAACTATTTCTGCTGCTATCTGACCACATTATCCACCAATTCTCTTTTGGATGCCCCTTGCTACTTGTTTTGAATCGGTTGCCACCATAAAATTATGAATAAGAACATTATCTTCTAAGGCGAGGGCCTCTTTGAATGCAATAGCTT is a window encoding:
- the LOC123041172 gene encoding putative cysteine-rich receptor-like protein kinase 20, which gives rise to MKEAGMVGVLPCLLLLLLFLKPRANAAAAAAYSEYSCNGTTGNYTARDAFGANLARLTAELPASASASPSLYASAAIGASPDKVFALALCRGDITDARTCSGCLDNAFRQLRGLCAGERDATFYNDLCTLRYSGEDFLARPDDNNPVINGMDVNGSTYAAWDSRNATSRSFFLSLVGTLFGEMSMYGAYNSSVRRFASAIMYINPQLPTVYGLAQCTPDLSPGQCWHCFLGLQEQTRQWYDGREGGRIVGVRCNIRYEGYQFYDGMADVRIGTHGDSSSPTESNGSKHRRTLIIVVCVSVTVFCSMLVGCLLLIRRLRKGAGNTKLEQGHKRNNSKTEEALKLWKIEESSSEFTLYDFPELAAATDSFSEENKLGQGGFGPVYKGKFSDGAEVAVKRLAAQSGQGLVEFKNEIQLIAKLQHTNLVKLVGCCVQEEEKMLVYEYLPNRSLDFFIFDQERGPLLDWQKRRHIMEGIAQGLLYLHKHSRVRIIHRDMKASNILLDKDLNPKISDFGMARIFGSNMTEANTNRVVGTYGYMAPEYASEGLFSVKSDVFSFGVLLLEIVSGKRNSSGHGQHYGEFVNLLGYAWQLWRDGRAFELVDPTLGHCSEVADIMRCVKVALLCVQDNAMDRPTMTDVTAMLGNDGVPLPDPRRPPHFHLRVTSDDEEDGVGGSGTRTRSTHFTGSCSTNDVTISTIEEGR